In Thermodesulfovibrionales bacterium, the genomic window ATCTTTTCAGAGAAGGAGAGAAAGGCGGCGAAGGTGCGTGGATAACGGTGTCCAGCATTTCGGCAAGATTCTCATCATAGCGGGCATCGTGATCACCGCGATAGGGGGATTGATGCTCTTATCTGGCAGGATTCCCTGGCTCGGCAGGCTCCCCGGCGATGTTGTCATCGAGAGAAAAAACTTCACCTTCTATTTTCCCGTCGTGACGAGTATCCTCCTGAGTATTCTCATTACCTTTTTCCTCTGGCTTTTCGGAAGACGATAGAGAGGATATGCTACAATATTAAAATATCTTACGGAGACCAGGCAGATGATAAGACTATTGCGCAAGTATGCATGTGAGGGCCGCTCCGGTCTTCTTTCCGGTGCGTCTCTATTGAAGATGTCGCCGGAGTCGTGGAGGACGGCTCTTCAAAAGGTGTATCGGAAGAAAACGACGTGTCTCGCTGTTTCTCTCTGCATCTTTTTTTCGCTCTGCCTCTTTCCTTCCGGAAGTCATGCCGTTATTTCGTCGCAGAAGATAAAGGTGCTCATCCTTGATGACAGTCATACCGTGATTCCGGACAAGGACGAAAAAATGACGAGCCTCGGGAACATGAAGGGAGACCTTCTCGTCAACGGGACGCGTTACACGGGAAATATCGAGGTCTGGAAAGGC contains:
- a CDS encoding DUF2905 domain-containing protein, which produces MDNGVQHFGKILIIAGIVITAIGGLMLLSGRIPWLGRLPGDVVIERKNFTFYFPVVTSILLSILITFFLWLFGRR